In Stomoxys calcitrans chromosome 2, idStoCalc2.1, whole genome shotgun sequence, the following proteins share a genomic window:
- the LOC131994736 gene encoding uncharacterized protein LOC131994736 has protein sequence MAARRKFLFDLDQLITFCSKFESQKPETFTVQLLEIKDLELERRWSQLVSSYETLVLEDEKEVHDYNDQYGVKFEEASCMYQKCKEGTMILICAKSQKALSVELPPQQHVPSLKLPPCDTPLFEGGYSQWPAFRDIFSAVFGKHPSLSPAQKLYHLRGKTRGEAYDIVKKFELTDANFNLAWEALINRYENRRILVNQQMKKLFSIQFAQNENPKSIRQILSSITDSLAIFRSYGIAVENWDPILIHIASSKIPDNTLRAWEDSLDDHKELPSWSQMEKFLSKRIEKLETIIDFRKPNSRETYNSKANSFQVSETENQTKPLCKTCNQYHSLMVCQNFKSLAPQDRIQYAMENKLCLNCLSQKHFKPNCTSRRSCSICNKKHHTMLHLESKSTNSLDTSQNYETIDTTSQDVPTTSRQSNENSFLNTTIANYEINTLFSQNEGTTILPTARIHLEHGGELFTVRALLDTGSEKSFIAKRIQQKLMIPLEKHNSQISGLGGTIVSSCKGKCLLTLKSTYSDFRIQVKALVVSSLAHFLPSRPIRSTLIQQVQHLSLADPFFYKQAPIEMIIGSDYLPFINKTGMTVQIGNGIEARESQFGWYLSGPTESEYIKTFSTLATASDNAALQEQLKRFWELEEVGKPKPTSDADIWCENFYKSTTYRDQEGRYVVRLPFIQEFPDEKFLGSSRHMAFAQYCRMEKHLSKNQELKYEYDKVLREYIALEHMVPAKPKEEKSPKVHNYFLPHHAVIRPESKSTKVRVVFNASKKTTSGLSLNDVLHAGPILQQDLMKVLLNWRYYRYVFNGDIQKMYRQIWIHEDDQQYQQILFRTFEDKAVEVFRLKTVTFGVNAAPFLAIRTLLELSKDCKNLYPKASNILQNEIYVDDVLSGAHSLEEAKVKQEQLVRSLSSAGFSLKKLTANNKILLESWPREDLLSEEFLNIEDQSSIKTLGVRWNAMADFFYYTVEPIEIDQFTSKRKILSTIAKLFDPLGWLGPTIVIAKMLMQDLWEERLEWDESVPAPILQRWSSFVENLQHVSDIQIKRWIQFSPQASIQIHGFSDASEKAYCAAVYIRVVHPDGDIYSNLLVSKTKVAPLKRTTIPKLELCGADLLTKLIKSISNDVQIEHKLFLWTDSSIVLGWLQKSPQTLKTFVANRISDILSVVDISQWNYVKTDENPADLGSRGCAPLDLSTCQLWWHGPSWLSQPHQHWPKPRTFEPTDLEAKRVCSYHTSENAEEIISRFSSFNRCLRVICYIFRFYQSSKRKETFSSTLLRHDEIDFVKRRLIHLSQKVAFPRELEALCEKKPISKKSKILAINPVIDDTGLLRVGGRLTNCGLSYEEIHPIILPEKSKLAELMIKFTHRILLHAEHHTMLRAIRQGFYIPRVKNIIRQCIRNCKPCTIVKHRFQNQIMASLPPERVQFSLPFTFTGVDFAGPFNIRASKVRNSKTLKGYAAVFVCFSTKAVHLETCSELSSEAFIATFSRFTGRRGLPKTIFSDNGRNFVGASYKLLKEHHEFLKSAEQSLVEKYATHGFNWSFIPPYAPHMGGLWEAAVKSMKTHLKKVAASHTLTFEELTTLLIMVESILNSRPLSPISGNPNELNPLTPGHFLRGAPIIVEPSQNIAQDNISLLNRWERLKALQQIFARRWKTEYITELQRRIKWKTTKNNIKINDFVVIKDELLPPTDWRLGRVTKVHYGSDNNVRVAEILTQSGTITRPIVKLCVLPTQNTTPTE, from the coding sequence ATGGCCGCGCGTCGAAAGTTTTTATTTGATCTAGATCAACTTATAACGTTTTGCTCAAAATTCGAATCCCAAAAACCAGAAACATTCACCGTACAATTATTGGAAATAAAAGATCTCGAGTTGGAGCGGAGGTGGTCTCAATTAGTATCTAGTTATGAAACACTGGTCTTAGAAGATGAAAAAGAAGTACACGATTATAACGACCAGTACGGTGTTAAATTTGAAGAAGCTAGTTGTATGTACCAAAAATGCAAAGAAGGCACGATGATTCTAATTTGCGCCAAGAGCCAAAAAGCACTTAGTGTAGAACTACCACCACAACAACATGTCCCTTCACTAAAATTACCCCCATGCGACACTCCACTTTTTGAGGGGGGATACTCTCAATGGCCAGCATTTAGGGATATTTTTTCTGCGGTATTTGGCAAACACCCTAGTTTGTCCCCGGCTCAAAAGCTGTACCACCTGCGTGGTAAAACACGAGGTGAGGCTTACGACATCGTCAAGAAATTTGAGCTCACAGACGCGAATTTCAATTTAGCTTGGGAGGCATTGATTAATAGGTACGAAAACAGACGGATTTTAGTAAATCAGCAGATGAAAAAGCTATTTTCTATTCAATTCGCCCAAAACGAAAATCCTAAGTCCATCAGACAAATTCTGAGTTCCATTACTGATAGTTTGGCGATATTTAGGTCATATGGAATTGCAGTAGAAAATTGGGATCCAATACTGATTCACATAGCCTCGTCCAAAATCCCTGATAATACTCTACGAGCATGGGAGGACTCCTTAGATGATCATAAGGAATTGCCTTCGTGGTCTCAAATGGAGAAATTTTTGTCTAAAAGAATAGAGAAGCTGGAGACAATCATTGACTTTCGTAAGCCGAACTCCAGGGAAACGTATAATTCAAAGGCAAACTCCTTTCAAGTTTCCGAGACGGAGAACCAAACCAAGCCCCTTTGCAAAACATGCAATCAATATCATTCGCTGATGGTATGCCAAAACTTTAAGTCTTTAGCGCCACAGGATCGCATTCAATACGCCATGGAAAACAAATTGTGTTTGAACTGCCTTtcacaaaaacattttaaaccAAATTGCACCAGCAGGAGATCGTGTTCTATCTGCAACAAAAAGCACCACACAATGCTTCACCTCGAGTCTAAAAGTACAAATTCGTTAGATACTTCTCAGAATTACGAAACGATAGATACGACTTCACAAGATGTTCCTACCACATCAAGACAGTCCAATGAAAACTCATTTTTGAACACCACCATAGCCAATTATGAAATAAACACGCTGTTCTCGCAGAATGAAGGTACTACTATTCTTCCGACTGCTCGAATTCATTTAGAACACGGTGGAGAACTATTCACAGTCCGGGCACTGTTAGATACCGGATCGGAGAAAAGCTTCATAGCCAAGCGCATTCAGCAGAAACTGATGATTCCTTTGGAAAAGCACAACTCCCAAATTTCCGGACTGGGAGGCACTATAGTAAGCAGCTGCAAGGGAAAATGTTTGCTAACGTTAAAATCTACTTATTCCGACTTTAGAATTCAAGTTAAAGCACTAGTAGTGTCAAGTCTAGCTCACTTTTTGCCTTCGCGACCCATTAGATCTACACTTATCCAGCAAGTACAACATTTGAGTCTCGCAGATccttttttctataaacaagCACCAATAGAAATGATAATTGGAAGCGATTATCTTCCCTTCATTAACAAAACCGGAATGACTGTACAAATTGGGAATGGCATCGAAGCTCGAGAGTCTCAGTTTGGGTGGTACTTATCAGGACCCACAGAATCCGAGTACATTAAGACATTCTCAACCCTTGCGACTGCTTCAGACAATGCAGCTCTACAAGAACAGCTGAAAAGATTCTGGGAGTTGGAGGAGGTTGGAAAGCCAAAGCCTACATCAGATGCTGACATCTGGTGTGAAAACTTCTACAAATCCACAACGTATCGAGATCAAGAAGGTCGATACGTAGTTCGACTACCTTTCATACAGGAATTTCCTGACGAAAAATTCCTTGGGTCTTCGAGACATATGGCATTCGCCCAGTACTGCAGAATGGAGAAACATTTAAGCAAAAATCAAGAACTAAAATATGAATACGACAAAGTTCTCAGAGAATATATTGCGTTAGAACACATGGTCCCTGCAAAGCCGAAAGAAGAAAAATCACCAAAGGTCCACAACTACTTCTTGCCCCACCATGCCGTCATCCGGCCAGAAAGTAAATCTACCAAAGTACGCGTGGTGTTCAACGCCTCTAAAAAGACTACCTCTGGACTATCATTAAATGACGTTTTGCATGCTGGGCCAATCTTACAACAAGACTTAATGAAAGTTCTTCTCAACTGGCGATATTATCGGTACGTATTTAACGGTGACATCCAAAAGATGTACCGTCAGATATGGATCCATGAAGACGATCAGCAATACCAACAAATTCTATTTCGTACTTTCGAAGACAAAGCAGTGGAGGTCTTTCGCTTAAAAACAGTTACATTTGGCGTGAATGCGGCACCCTTTCTCGCCATTCGTACTCTTTTGGAGCTAAGCAAAGATTGTAAGAATCTATACCCCAAAGCCTCAAACATATTACAAAATGAGATCTATGTAGACGATGTCTTGTCAGGCGCTCATTCCCTCGAGGAAGCCAAAGTTAAACAAGAACAACTCGTTAGATCCCTTTCTTCTGcgggattttcattaaaaaaactcACAGCAAACAATAAGATTCTGTTAGAAAGCTGGCCCCGCGAAGATCTTCTTAGCGAAGAATTCCTGAATATCGAAGATCAAAGTTCTATTAAAACTTTAGGCGTTCGGTGGAACGCGATGGCCGATTTCTTCTATTATACAGTTGAACCTATCGAAATTGATCAGTTCACTTCGAAAAGGAAAATACTATCCACCATAGCGAAGCTATTCGATCCACTTGGTTGGTTGGGCCCAACTATAGTCATCGCAAAAATGCTAATGCAAGACCTATGGGAAGAAAGGCTAGAATGGGACGAAAGTGTACCAGCGCCCATCCTTCAACGCTGGTCATCCTTTGTTGAAAATTTACAACATGTATCagacatacaaattaaaagATGGATTCAATTCTCGCCTCAAGCGTCAATTCAAATTCATGGGTTTAGTGacgcctcagagaaggcgtattGTGCAGCGGTATACATCCGAGTTGTTCATCCAGATGGCGACATTTATTCAAACCTATTAGTCTCCAAAACAAAAGTGGCGCCCTTAAAAAGAACCACGATCCCTAAATTAGAACTATGTGGAGCAGACTTGCTAACGAAATTAATCAAAAGTATATCAAATGACGTACAGATAGAACACAAATTATTTCTTTGGACGGACTCATCCATTGTCCTTGGATGGCTACAAAAGTCCCCACAGACATTAAAGACCTTCGTGGCCAATAGGATTAGTGACATATTAAGCGTGGTAGATATAAGTCAGTGGAATTACGTAAAAACTGACGAAAATCCAGCTGATCTTGGTTCACGAGGGTGCGCTCCTCTAGATTTGTCGACATGCCAACTTTGGTGGCATGGGCCTTCGTGGCTGTCTCAACCGCACCAGCACTGGCCAAAACCACGAACATTTGAGCCTACAGATCTCGAAGCGAAACGAGTCTGCAGTTATCACACCTCAGAAAACGCAGAAGAAATTATTTCCAGGTTCTCATCATTCAATCGATGTCTTAGAGTTATATGCTATATCTTCAGATTTTACCAGTCATCGAAAAGGAAAGAAACATTTTCAAGTACACTCTTACGGCACGACGAGATTGATTTCGTGAAACGTCGTCTAATCCACTTATCACAAAAAGTCGCGTTTCCAAGAGAACTTGAAGCTCTGTGCGAGAAAAAGCCAATTAGCAAGAAAAGCAAAATTCTCGCGATTAATCCAGTTATCGACGATACCGGTCTATTGAGAGTAGGCGGCAGGCTAACGAATTGTGGTCTTAGCTATGAAGAAATTCATCCAATCATTCTacctgaaaaatcgaaattggcTGAACTTATGATAAAATTCACCCATCGTATCCTTTTGCACGCTGAGCATCACACCATGCTCCGAGCAATTCGCCAAGGCTTTTATATCCCTCGAGTTAAAAATATTATCCGCCAATGTATTCGTAATTGTAAACCATGTACTATCGTCAAGCATCGTTTCCAAAATCAGATAATGGCATCGCTTCCACCTGAGCGCGTCCAATTCTCCTTGCCTTTTACGTTTACCGGTGTCGATTTTGCGGGACCTTTCAATATTCGAGCATCGAAAGTCCGAAATTCAAAAACGTTGAAAGGATATGCAGCCGTATTTGTGTGCTTCTCCACTAAGGCCGTCCACTTGGAGACTTGCTCGGAATTATCCTCCGAAGCATTTATCGCGACGTTTTCCCGCTTTACCGGAAGGCGAGGTCTTCCAAAGACAATTTTTTCCGACAATGGAAGGAACTTTGTCGGTGCAAGCTATAAGCTTCTAAAAGAACACCATGAATTCTTAAAATCTGCCGAACAATCTCTGGTTGAAAAGTATGCTACTCATGGTTTTAACTGGTCCTTCATTCCACCCTACGCACCGCACATGGGCGGATTATGGGAAGCGGCCGTTAAAAGCATGAAAACCCATTTAAAAAAAGTTGCCGCTTCTCATACACTAACATTCGAGGAACTTACAACACTTTTGATAATGGTCGAATCAATATTAAACTCCCGTCCCTTATCGCCTATATCCGGAAATCCTAATGAGCTAAACCCATTAACTCCGGGCCACTTTCTTCGCGGTGCACCAATTATCGTCGAGCCCTCTCAAAACATTGCACAAGACAACATTTCACTGTTAAATCGTTGGGAACGGCTAAAGGCACTGCAACAAATTTTCGCGCGACGATGGAAGACGGAGTATATTACTGAATTACAACGTCGCATTAAAtggaaaaccacaaaaaataatattaaaatcaatGATTTTGTTGTGATTAAAGACGAGTTACTACCCCCTACCGACTGGAGGCTTGGAAGAGTCACAAAAGTTCACTATGGCTCCGACAACAACGTCAGAGTAGCCGAAATATTGACACAAAGTGGAACCATCACTCGACCAATCGTTAAGCTATGTGTTTTACCGACTCAAAACACTACGCCAACTGAATGA